In the Gallaecimonas pentaromativorans genome, one interval contains:
- the ung gene encoding uracil-DNA glycosylase — translation MSKEWSDIIGGEKQKPYFQAVMSRVQAARDAGQVIYPPKDEVFNAFRYTEFDKVRVVILGQDPYHGPGQAHGLCFSVKDGIAPPPSLKNMFKELAGDIPGYRIPEHGNLECWAQQGVLLLNTVLTVQDGNAHSHAGWGWETFTDAVIAALNEQRQGLVFLLWGSHAQKKGAMIDRQRHHVLSAPHPSPLSAHRGFLGCRHFSQANAILMRQGLEPIDWQS, via the coding sequence ATGAGTAAAGAATGGAGCGACATCATCGGTGGCGAGAAGCAAAAGCCTTACTTCCAGGCAGTGATGTCCAGAGTACAGGCAGCCAGGGACGCCGGCCAAGTGATCTATCCCCCAAAAGACGAGGTCTTCAACGCCTTTCGTTACACCGAATTTGACAAGGTGCGGGTGGTTATCCTCGGCCAGGACCCTTACCACGGCCCTGGCCAGGCCCACGGCCTGTGTTTTTCGGTCAAAGACGGCATTGCCCCGCCCCCTTCCCTTAAGAACATGTTCAAAGAGCTGGCAGGGGATATTCCCGGCTACCGCATTCCTGAGCATGGCAACCTCGAATGCTGGGCCCAGCAAGGGGTGCTGCTGCTCAATACGGTGCTCACGGTGCAGGATGGCAATGCCCACTCCCACGCCGGCTGGGGCTGGGAAACCTTTACCGACGCCGTGATAGCGGCCCTTAACGAGCAGCGCCAGGGGCTGGTATTTTTGCTGTGGGGCAGCCACGCCCAGAAAAAGGGCGCCATGATCGACCGCCAGCGCCACCACGTGCTGAGTGCGCCGCACCCGTCGCCGCTGTCGGCCCACCGCGGATTTCTTGGCTGCCGGCACTTCTCCCAGGCCAATGCCATCTTGATGCGCCAGGGCCTTGAACCCATCGACTGGCAAAGCTGA
- a CDS encoding hemerythrin domain-containing protein, which yields MLDLLRQDHHRIRRLLALLDAKAAAIRAGQEVRYDLLKDVLDYLHHYVDGVHHSEEDELVGKIDNDKLKAELTGQHRKLDEATQCLGQRVEMVLMDAVVPCDEMLRALEDFVCEQRAHLAFEEEKLFPLLAGELSEADWRQLATTLEEKAQKDPLFGAEVRADHRALWERLKQEEEE from the coding sequence ATGTTGGATTTGCTTCGCCAGGACCATCATCGCATCCGCCGTTTGTTGGCGCTCTTGGACGCCAAAGCGGCGGCCATTCGTGCCGGCCAGGAGGTGCGTTATGACCTGCTCAAAGATGTGCTGGACTATCTTCACCACTATGTTGATGGCGTGCATCACAGTGAGGAAGACGAGTTGGTCGGCAAGATTGATAACGACAAGCTCAAGGCCGAGCTGACCGGCCAGCACCGCAAACTGGATGAGGCCACCCAATGCCTTGGCCAGCGGGTAGAGATGGTGCTGATGGACGCCGTTGTTCCCTGCGACGAAATGCTGCGCGCCTTGGAGGATTTTGTCTGCGAGCAGCGCGCCCACCTGGCCTTTGAGGAAGAAAAGCTGTTCCCGCTGTTGGCGGGCGAGTTGTCTGAAGCCGATTGGCGGCAACTGGCCACCACGCTTGAAGAAAAGGCCCAAAAGGATCCGCTGTTTGGCGCCGAGGTCAGGGCCGATCACCGGGCGCTTTGGGAGCGCCTGAAGCAGGAAGAAGAAGAGTAA
- the pgi gene encoding glucose-6-phosphate isomerase: MTGLTRYPSNDALASHLHNLPDLKSLFAADPKRGETFSLSAAGLTLDYSKNHLTSETLALFEKLAEEAGLGDKIQAMFSGALINHTEGRAVLHTALRGSVDDSVISEGSQVAQEVAATLARMARFVEAIYSGQLLGFTGKAITDVVSIGIGGSFLGPKIVTEALKPFWQHKVKVHYVANIDGAALSGKLADLDPQTTLFITASKSFGTQETLTNSESARDWLKAAGADFSDLAKHFVAVTANVPKAEAFGISADNCFPMWDWVGGRYSLWSAIGLPIALAIGMDNFKALLGGANAMDQHFKTAPLKQNMPMLLALTGIAYINYFGATSHVLLPYDHGLRALPGYVQQLDMESNGKSCHNDASAIEHLTGPVIWGAEGTNGQHAFHQLLHQGKQLIPADFILPLTSHYPLGRHHAMLASNCFAQSQALMEGKSLDKAKQELAANGLGEAEIAKLAPHKVMPGNRPSNTLLMDSVSPATLGALIALYEHKVLVQGIFWDLNSFDQWGVELGKVLGNEVLSRLEDDSALLDLDSSTNALIARFRALAAKRREG, translated from the coding sequence ATGACCGGATTGACCCGTTACCCCAGCAATGACGCACTGGCCAGCCATCTTCACAACCTGCCGGATCTCAAAAGCCTGTTTGCCGCCGACCCTAAACGCGGCGAAACCTTCTCCCTGAGCGCTGCCGGCCTGACCCTCGATTACAGCAAAAACCATCTGACCAGCGAGACCCTGGCCCTCTTTGAAAAGCTGGCTGAAGAGGCGGGCCTTGGGGACAAAATCCAGGCCATGTTCAGTGGTGCCCTTATCAACCACACCGAGGGGCGCGCTGTGCTGCACACCGCCCTTCGCGGCAGCGTGGATGACAGCGTTATCAGCGAAGGCAGCCAGGTCGCCCAAGAGGTGGCCGCTACCCTGGCGCGCATGGCCCGCTTTGTTGAAGCCATCTACAGCGGCCAGTTGCTGGGCTTTACCGGCAAGGCCATTACCGATGTGGTGAGTATCGGTATCGGCGGCTCCTTTCTTGGCCCCAAAATCGTCACCGAGGCGTTAAAGCCGTTCTGGCAGCACAAGGTGAAAGTGCACTATGTGGCCAATATCGACGGCGCTGCCCTTAGCGGCAAACTGGCGGACCTTGACCCTCAAACCACCCTCTTTATTACCGCCTCCAAGTCCTTCGGCACCCAGGAAACCCTCACCAACAGCGAAAGCGCCCGGGATTGGCTTAAAGCCGCCGGCGCCGACTTTAGCGACCTTGCCAAGCACTTTGTGGCGGTCACCGCCAACGTGCCCAAGGCCGAGGCCTTTGGCATCAGCGCCGACAACTGTTTTCCCATGTGGGATTGGGTAGGTGGCCGCTATTCGCTGTGGTCGGCCATCGGCCTGCCCATCGCGCTTGCTATTGGCATGGACAACTTCAAGGCGCTGCTCGGCGGTGCCAACGCCATGGACCAGCACTTTAAAACGGCGCCGCTTAAACAAAACATGCCGATGCTGCTGGCCCTGACCGGCATTGCCTATATCAACTATTTTGGCGCCACCTCCCATGTGCTGCTGCCCTACGATCACGGCCTACGCGCCCTGCCCGGCTACGTGCAGCAGCTGGACATGGAGTCCAATGGCAAGAGCTGCCACAACGATGCCAGCGCCATTGAGCATCTCACCGGGCCTGTTATCTGGGGCGCCGAGGGGACCAACGGCCAGCACGCCTTCCACCAGTTATTGCACCAGGGCAAACAGCTCATTCCGGCCGATTTTATCCTGCCGCTGACCAGCCATTACCCTCTTGGCCGCCACCACGCCATGCTGGCCTCAAATTGCTTTGCCCAAAGCCAAGCGCTGATGGAAGGCAAAAGCCTCGATAAAGCCAAGCAAGAACTGGCTGCCAACGGCCTTGGCGAGGCAGAAATTGCAAAACTGGCGCCCCATAAGGTGATGCCGGGCAACCGCCCCTCCAACACCTTGCTGATGGACAGTGTCAGCCCCGCTACCCTGGGGGCCCTTATCGCCCTTTATGAGCATAAGGTATTGGTTCAAGGGATCTTTTGGGATCTGAACTCCTTTGACCAATGGGGGGTTGAGCTGGGTAAAGTGCTGGGTAATGAGGTGCTTAGCCGCCTGGAAGACGACAGCGCGCTACTGGATCTGGATAGCTCCACCAATGCCCTCATTGCCCGTTTCCGGGCCTTGGCCGCAAAAAGGCGTGAGGGATAA
- the aceK gene encoding bifunctional isocitrate dehydrogenase kinase/phosphatase, whose translation MNPISHTFGAYWQDFLHLTGKASLCFAEADWQGLQQLSRARFERHDDIVGQLVASLNGSLLDWPALKTDFVESLKDHPARELALTFFNSVYARLQPGMPRPFNGRELAKVATRPYLRLPMQGNLTDVMQRVLESASLPLPIRYLANQATKLAQALKPALNPHDYPLHLDLLTEPFYRNKGCYLVGCLNTDQMAVPFAIAFLQKDGALKVDALLLQRDHLSVLFGFARSDFLSLSPAPSAQIAFLETLMPHKPHSELYNALGYYKHGKTLLVTELEDALARKGRFITAPGIPGLVMMVFTLEGQDLVFKVIRDQFGDSKKVTPQQVVERYHLVQRHDRVGRMADTQEFIDLRLPLAHFDQAPLQELLATCAGRARIEGDMLHLSHCFTERRMTPMNLALKERSGECKAILREYGHALKDIATAGIFPGDMLFKNFGVTRHGRVIFYDYDELCPLGDVTFRAIPKSEYEQDMLSAEPWYPVNEGDVFPEEFRHFLCARQDAAEVLGQEFAELFTPDFWLKAQENAKKGQLEDFFPYPQALRFPG comes from the coding sequence ATGAACCCCATCAGTCACACCTTTGGCGCTTACTGGCAGGATTTTCTGCACTTGACCGGCAAAGCCAGCCTCTGTTTTGCCGAGGCCGATTGGCAGGGATTGCAGCAGCTAAGCCGGGCCCGCTTCGAGCGCCATGACGATATCGTTGGCCAGTTGGTGGCGAGCCTAAACGGCAGCCTGCTGGACTGGCCAGCCCTGAAAACAGATTTTGTCGAGTCGCTCAAAGACCACCCGGCCAGGGAGTTGGCGCTGACCTTTTTCAACTCGGTCTACGCCAGATTGCAACCGGGCATGCCTCGACCCTTTAACGGCCGCGAGTTGGCCAAAGTGGCCACCCGGCCTTACCTTCGCCTGCCGATGCAGGGGAATTTAACCGATGTGATGCAAAGGGTGCTGGAAAGCGCCAGCCTGCCGCTACCCATACGCTATCTAGCCAACCAAGCCACCAAGCTTGCCCAGGCGCTAAAGCCGGCTCTTAATCCCCACGACTACCCCTTGCACCTGGACCTGCTCACCGAGCCTTTTTACCGCAACAAGGGATGCTACCTGGTGGGCTGCCTTAACACCGACCAGATGGCGGTACCCTTTGCCATCGCCTTTTTGCAAAAAGACGGCGCCCTCAAAGTGGATGCCCTGCTCCTGCAACGCGATCACCTGTCAGTGCTGTTCGGCTTTGCCCGCTCCGATTTTTTAAGCCTGAGCCCGGCGCCGTCAGCGCAAATCGCCTTTTTAGAAACCCTAATGCCTCACAAGCCGCATTCGGAGCTTTACAATGCCCTGGGCTACTACAAGCACGGTAAAACCCTGCTGGTTACCGAGCTGGAAGATGCCTTGGCCCGCAAGGGCCGCTTTATCACCGCGCCGGGGATACCGGGCCTGGTGATGATGGTGTTTACCCTCGAAGGCCAGGATTTAGTGTTCAAGGTGATCCGCGACCAATTTGGGGATTCCAAAAAAGTCACCCCCCAGCAGGTGGTGGAGCGTTACCACCTGGTGCAGCGCCACGACCGGGTGGGCCGCATGGCAGACACCCAGGAGTTTATCGACCTGCGCCTGCCGCTGGCGCATTTTGACCAGGCTCCCCTGCAAGAGCTGTTGGCCACCTGCGCCGGGCGGGCCCGGATAGAAGGCGACATGCTGCACCTGAGCCACTGTTTTACCGAGCGGCGCATGACCCCCATGAACCTCGCCCTGAAAGAACGCAGCGGCGAATGCAAAGCCATCCTTCGTGAATACGGCCACGCCTTAAAGGACATCGCCACCGCCGGTATTTTCCCCGGTGACATGCTCTTTAAAAACTTCGGGGTCACCCGCCACGGCCGGGTGATTTTCTACGACTACGACGAGCTGTGCCCCTTAGGCGACGTGACTTTTAGAGCTATCCCCAAAAGCGAGTACGAGCAGGATATGCTGAGCGCTGAGCCTTGGTACCCGGTCAACGAAGGGGATGTGTTTCCAGAGGAGTTCCGGCATTTTCTGTGCGCCCGCCAGGACGCGGCCGAGGTATTGGGCCAGGAATTTGCCGAGCTGTTCACTCCCGATTTCTGGTTAAAAGCGCAGGAAAATGCCAAAAAGGGGCAACTGGAAGATTTCTTCCCCTACCCTCAGGCCCTTCGCTTCCCAGGTTAA
- a CDS encoding DUF3545 family protein has translation MEDIQDLQLALTGGKRDAKGRGASNKKRRWREIEDLKEKYRLKRELEEIDWNSDYSLDRIDL, from the coding sequence ATGGAAGATATTCAGGATCTGCAGTTGGCTCTTACCGGTGGGAAGCGTGATGCCAAAGGCCGTGGCGCAAGCAACAAGAAACGGCGATGGCGCGAGATCGAAGACCTCAAAGAGAAATACCGTTTAAAGCGCGAACTCGAAGAAATCGACTGGAACAGCGACTATTCCCTTGACCGCATCGATCTTTAA